Proteins found in one Phycodurus eques isolate BA_2022a chromosome 18, UOR_Pequ_1.1, whole genome shotgun sequence genomic segment:
- the stxbp6l gene encoding syntaxin binding protein 6 (amisyn), like codes for MNIQSTINKEVFIPCNERMLVGSEVRRRKKKRMPFLSPGSKGDYATFICVSVTNTRPHQLLISKVKQYSGSLAFTRTSQWKAEQLRQVNGINPNKDSPEFDLVFVNAVDQWVATSAAEKCIFVQILYRACQTYWEGKPGSLIKASRRVSGQVGAAGPNDSSPGPSSGTVRARRKSFVAPRPPEFINCSSKLTRDSSTMNLFIYRCKAFLNHVKKKMVGTQSSSQNRVHQMTVALGEHGDKVTAAEDKTVGLVHTVQQLADIAHKISLKYAK; via the exons ATGAATATTCAGTCCACCATCAATAAAGAAGTCTTCATCCCCTGCAACGAACGGATGCTGGTGGGTTCGGAGGTACGgaggagaaaaaagaagagaatgCCTTTTCTTTCGCCTGGATCCAAAGGAGACTATGCAACATTCATTTGTGTTTCAG TGACCAACACAAGACCGCACCAGCTCCTCATTTCAAAGGTGAAGCAGTATAGTGGCTCCTTGGCCTTCACAAGGACGTCACAGTGGAAGGCGGAGCAACTACGACAGGTCAATGGCATTAACCCCAACAAG GACAGCCCCGAATTTGACCTGGTCTTTGTCAATGCTGTGGATCAGTGGGTGGCCACCTCAGCGGCAGAAAAGTGCATCTTCGTGCAGATTCTGTACCGCGCCTGCCAGACCTACTGGGAGGGAAAGCCCGGAAGTCTGATCAAGGCGAGCCGCCGGGTTTCCGGCCAGGTCGGGGCGGCCGGTCCCAATGATTCCTCACCGGGGCCTTCATCCGGAACAGTACGAGCACGACGGAAAAGCTTTGTTGCACCCAGACCACCGGAGTTCATTAACTGCTCGTCCAAACTCACACGAG ACTCCTCCACCATGAATCTGTTCATCTACCGCTGCAAAGCCTTCTTGAATCATGTCAAGAAGAAGATGGTTGGAACACAAAGCAGCTCACAGAATAGAG TCCATCAGATGACAGTGGCTTTGGGAGAGCATGGGGACAAAGTTACTGCAGCTGAAGACAAGACTGTAGGACTAGTGCACACAGTCCAGCAGCTTGCAGACATTGCGCACAAG